The DNA segment AATCCGTTTAAAGACGGACTGGCCTATGCCGAAAACGATCACAAGAAATTCTTTATTACCAGCGGTAATCTTAAACTCAAAGGAGACTATGATGAAGTACGTATTTTTTCGGAAGGACTTGCTGCTGTAAGAAAAAACAACAAATGGGGATTCATCGATAATAGAGGGAGCTTAATTATTCCGATGCAGTATAATGCAGTGGATTATTTCAGGGTGAGCGGGTTGTGCAAAGTAACCAGAAACGGCAAGTCCGGCTTTATAGACAAGCAGGGCAAAGAAGTAATTCCTATTATTTATGAGGATGCCTTGCAGGAAATGAAAGACCGGAATGTCATCGTAAAGAAAGGCGGTAAATGGGCCGTTTTTGATAGTACAGGAAAACAGCTTTCCGAATTTAAATATGCTGAGCTAAAGAGAGCATACATAACAGATTTTTCCAAAGATATTTTCGACAGGGATGAATCCACCTTTTTTGAAAACGGAGCAGCATTGGGAGTTGTTAATGGGAAATACGAATTTATCGACGTCAAAGCCCTGGCAGCTTTTCCGGACAACAAATTTGATTCAGCCAGTGTATTTGATACTTTTAAAAATGCGGTGGTGAAAAGAAATGGCAAATATGGCATTATAAAAACAGACGGAACTTTTAAAGTCCCTTTAATTTATGATCTGATCGAATATTTTGATACTAATCATGCCTTTTCAGAATATTACAATGCGAGAAAAGGGAAAATTTATTCTATTTTCAATAGGGATTTAAAGAAAATCGGGGAATCACATCAAGCGGTTTATAATGATTTTTCAAATTCCAATCCGACACTGATCTTTAGAAATTTACAAGAGAAAACCGGTATGGTCGACTGGCAAGGAAATATTTTAATTCCGTTTGACTATGATGATTTACGGAAAATAGAAAGTACATCGTTTTTATGGGTAAGGAAAGGAGAACTGAGTGGTATTATTAGTAACCAGGGACATATTAAAATCCCTGTAAAATACAAAATTCTATATTCGGTTTACGATAAATTTGATGATAAAGACCAACTGGAAAAAAAATTATTTATCGCAGATGGAACGCTGATTGATATTAACAATAAAGTCATTATGGATGAATATGATTCGATAATGCCGGTTTATTATAATCACGATAAGCTTATTGTTTCCAGAAATAAAAAATTCGGCATTGTCGATGTTAATAAAAAAACCCTTTTGCCCTTGGAATACGATGAGATATCGAATTGGGTTGAGTATGGTCCGGAAAAAAGGCATTTTATCAGGAAGAATGGCAAATACGGGCTGATAGATCATGAAACGTTTAAGACCATTGTTCCTCCGGTTTATAACCAGATGGAACAAAGAGGAAATATGATCTTTGTAAAGAAAGGAGAAAAAGCAGGGATTCTGGATATTGATAATAAAGAAATATGTCCTTTTGTTTTTGATGAAGTAAAGCCGCATAAATATTTCGGCTACCGTAGTGGGGAAAACATAGGTTTTTATTCGAAAAAAGGAGGTCGGTTTTTCCTGATCACTTTGCGGGGAGAAGTGCAAAAGGAAATTCCGGAAAAAGAATATAAAGAGAATACAGAATAATAAAATTTGACAATCATGAAAAAATGGGTTAAAAAGCTGTTTGTTGGTCTGGGAATTTTGTTGGTGATTATTTTATTAGCGAATTTCGGACTTAACATCTGGCTTAAAACCCAGCTTCCGAATTACATTAAAAACAATACCGATTATAAGGTTTCCTATAAAAGCCTGGAAGTAGATCTGCTGTCAGGAAATATTCTTGCAACAAAAATATCAGTTAATAATAAAAATCCCCAAAATAATAATGTAATTGGTCTTCAGGGAACAATAGATACACTCAAAATAAGCCGGTTCGGGATTTATGATGCGTTATTTAATAAGCAGATCAGCTCATCGGATCTTTTACTTTCCAAACCAAATCTCAACGTAATTCTCGCCAAGCCGGTAGATGATAAAACCGGGAAAAAGAGAAATCCTGTAAAATTTGAAAATATCAGGATCAATGATGGGAATGTCAGTGTTTTCAGGCATACTAAACAAAAATTTCTTTCGGTTCAGGATCTTGATCTGTATGTGGAAAATCTTCAGTTAACTGAAGAATCGGTGGAAGATAAGCTTCCTGTTGTTTTTGATGCCTACGATATTAAAGGGAAGAATTTTTTTATTCGTCCCGATGATGTATATGCTCTTAAGATAGATGCTATCAGGACATCAGACGGGCAAATGACGGTCGACAACTTTCAGTTGGTTCCGGTATTGGATTTTGAACAGTTTAAAAAATATTATCCGAAAAAAAATAAGCTTTTCCAATTTGCCATTAAAAAAATGGAATTCAAAGATCTTGTTTTGAAAAAGAATAAGTTGTCTCTTTCCAATGCAAGTTTTTACGAACCCAATCTCTTGATGTACACTACGGATGTTGTTCCTGTAAGGGTAAAGAAACCTTCCGACTTTGAGCTGGATCTGGAAAATATAAAAATGAGCAATGCAACCATTCAGGTCATGAAGCCTGATGGTAATAAGCTTTTATATGCTAAAAACCTTAACGTTGATGTCAACCAGCTGAGATTTGATAAAGAAACCAGAGAAGAGCTCATCCCCGTAGGATATAAAAACTTTCAGATTTCAGGCAGAGATGTCTTATTTTCCAATCACCAGGACTTTACAATCGGAAACATCAGCCTGAATCCTAAAAAAGGAGAATTAAGGAATATTTCTGTCGTTCCTAATGGAAGTGCTCCTGAAAAAACCTCAATGAATCTCTTAACAGATTATATCCGGTTTACAATTAATAAATGGGATTTTACTGATAAAAAGATGAATCTTGATGTCAATGAGGTTCTCATGAGCCGTGTCAAAGGAAAAATTACTGCCGGAACAGGTAAAACAGTTAATCGCAAAAAGCAGAATTTTAACGGGATCCAATTTCCCATAATAATCAGGAAAGTTGTACTGCAGAATTCGGATATTATTTACTCTAAAAATAACCAGCCGCTCAGTTTTCAGGATCTTAATGCAACCGTAAATGATATTCAGCTCATTAATAAAAAGGATAATTCGGGAATTGAAGCAAAAATAAGTAAATATGCTGTTTCAACTAAAAACTTCGGTTATAAGGCGAAATTCTACAATATGACGGCAAGATTTTTAAAGCTGGACCAGAATACGATAAACGTAACAGCATTTGCAATGAAGCCTTTGGTTTCGAGAGCGCAGTTTATCAAAATGATTCCTGTGGAAAGTGATTTGTATGATATCACGGCAAACCAGATTACAGCGAACGGAACCTGGGATTTATTTTCTGATCAGAAATTAATCCGCGCTTCAAACGTTACAATCCGTAATGCAGATGCCAATATTTTCAGAAGTAAAATTCCGGAAGATGATCCGAAAGAAAAACCCTTGTATTCAAGAATGCTGAGATCTATTAAAATCCCGATGGTTGTCAATAATCTTAACCTTAAAGATTCAAAATTGGTCTATGAGGAAGATACGCCGGAAAGTGCCGGTCCCGGGAAACTGACCTTCAGTAATTTTAATATGAATGTTAAAAATTTAAATTCTGCCAAAATCAAAGGAAATCCAACGCGGGTTGATATTAAAATCAACTGTTCTTTTATGAATCTTGCACCGCTTTCGGTAAACTGGAATTTTGATGTGGCAGACCAAGGTGACCGTTTTGCTATTTCGGGACGAACCACCAATCTTCCGGCTACGGGAATTAATCCGTTTATCCGACCTTATCTTCATGTAACGGCTACCGGGACTATTCAGGAAATGCTTTTTAATTTCAGAGGAAATCCAAAAGGACTGGACGGAAAATTTAATCTTAAACATAAAGATCTTAAAGTAACCATTCTGGATAAAGAAAATAAGGATAAAAAAGGTTTTCTTACGGTGGTTGCCAACCTGCTGGTGAAATCTGATTCCGGGAAGCTTCCGGAAGACGTGGATGTGGAAGATGTGGAAAGAGATCCTACTAAGTCGTTTTTCAATCTTTTCTGGAAAGGTATTGAGCAGGGGTTAAAGAAAACATTAATAGGAATCAATATTGATAAGGCCAAGAAAACGGTTGATAAAACGGCTGCCGCTGTAAAGAATGTAAAACAGGATGTAAAAGAGATGAAAGCGTCTGCCAAGGAAGTTGGACAAGCTATTAAGAAGAATCCCGAAACAGAGAAGGTAAAAGAAAATGATAAAGAAAAGAAAGGATTTCTAAAAGGAGTCTTCCGGAAAAAAGAAAAATCCGAAACTGAATAGTTTCGGACTTTTTATATTAATCAAAATCAAATTCGTCGCTTTCCAGAATAGGAACTTCACGAAGGAAATTATCAAATTCTTTTGGATAATTGCTTCCTGCACCATAAGAATCGATAATCATTCCGATATTCCCTTCAGTATCTTTTACCAAATACAAAACGGCGTTGTCATCAGGACTGCTTGGGCCTTCGAAACGATAAGTTTTTATGATAGTAAGTTCATTTGGCTGATATACTTTCTCAGAGTTTTCCAGTTTCATTTCACATTCTTCATTCATTCTGAATTCTCTGTGGATACCTCTTTGAGTGAGTCTTGTCATAACCTGACTTAGTGTGGTCATTTTGTCAATATTTCCTGTGCCTTCCATAATAATATTTTTCTTTTAAGATGCAATAATTAAACCAATCATCTTATTATGGTATTTTATAAAAATGATAAATCGTATTAACAAAAATTTATATTTGGCAATTTATATTGGGTATACTTTTTGCAGTAATCACCGTAATAAATCAAACGAAATATGAAAAAGGAAGTTGGCGTTTTACTGGCGGGAGGTGTTGGTCTTCTGGCAGTATTAAGTATCATCGGAATTAAAAAAATATTACACAGAAAAGATAAAAGATACAGTGATTCCTATTCTGATTATCACAGACATTTTGATAATAGAAATGTGGAAGAAGACTATCACGGTATTGAATTTTATGCTCTAAAATAATAAAACACGATATATCCAATTTTTTGTAATCCGGTACCGTTAGGCTGCCGGTTTTTTTTGTGGAAAACTTTCATGTTAAAACTTATTATTTTCCAGGATTTCCATTCTAATTTTACAAAATCATGCAGAATGAAAATATCATAAAAGGACAGGGAGCTCAGCGAAACATAATCAACCGTTTCGACCGATATACCTATGAGCCGGAAGATGAAGACTATGAAGCCCTGAAAACATCTTTTACCGAAGTATTCCCGAAAACTATTGTAAATCAGGTGAAAAGCGAAGATCTCCCGATGGAATATTCCATGAATCCTTACCAGGGTTGTGAGCACGGCTGTTCCTACTGTTTTGCAAGGCCTACACATGAATATTGGGGCTATAGTGCGGGAATCGATTTTGAAAGAAAAATTATGGTAAAGAAAAATGCTCCTGAACTACTGGAAAAATTCTTTCAGAAAAGAGGGTATAAACCGGAGCCTATTTTACTTTCCGGGAATACGGATTGCTATCAGCCCGCAGAACGGCAGTTCGAGATTACAAGAAAAATTCTTCAGGTTTGCCTTGATTACAGACATCCGGTAAATATCCTTACAAAAAATGCTTTGGTTCTTCGGGATCTTGATCTGTTAATACCGATGGCAGAACAGAATATTATCAGTGTTTCCTTAAGTATTCCAACCATTAATGAAGAGCTGCGAAGAAAGATGGAACCACGGACAAGCTCTGCAAAAAATAAACTAAAAGCTGTAGAAATCCTTTCGGAAAATAAAATTCCGGTTAATGTCATGGTGGCCCCAATTATTCCCGGACTGAACAGTGATGAGCCTCTTTCTATTTTAAAAGCAATCTCAGAGGCGGGAGCACAAAGTTTTGGTTATACTTTGGTAAGGCTGAATGATACAGTAGAGCCTGTTTTTGTAAACTGGATCGAAAATGCTTTTCCGGACCGTGCGCAAAAAGTTTTAAATTTAATCCGTTCGATGCGTGGTGGAAAGCTTGGTGAAAAAAAGTTTTTTGACCGCCAGAAAGGAGAAGGGAACATTGCGGAAATGATTCACAATACTTTTAAAATCGGAAGAAAGAAATTTTTTGACGGCAAGGAATTTCCGAAACTCACTACAAAAAATTTTACCGGCTCGAAGGATCAGCAGTTAAAACTATTTGATTAAATAAAAAAACCGCTCCCAAAAGGAACGGCTTCTTTTATGAAAAAATGTTTCTGATTGAATTACATCGTATCATCAGGACATTTGAAATCTTTACTGCATGTTGCGCAGATAATCACATTACCACATGCATACATACAAAATTCCGGCTCAGGAAGTTTAATTCCAGCTCCTGTAATACTTTTTAATTGGCCTTTGCTTAGTTTTTTTAAATTTTTCATATTGTTTTCGTTAAAAATTTGATACTTCTGTAAAGATAAATAAAAAATGAATAAGTCAAACAATTGTGGTATATTATTTTTATGTTAATATAAATTTGTTTTATTTTAAAATTTTAGAATAAAAAAAACCGGACACATTGCCCGGTTCTTAATTATTTTTTGATCAATCCCAATTCGATCAAGCGTTCATGAAGAAATTCTCCTGCTGTTGTATCTTCATACAGTTTCGGATGATTTTCATCAATACAGTTTTCCAGTGCATTTAATGACATCGAACTTACCGGGTGCATAAAGAAAGGGATTGAATATCTTGAAGTTCCCCACAATTCTCTCGGCGGATTTACGACCCTGTGAATGGTAGACTTCAGCTTATTATTGGTATGTCTGGACAACATATCTCCTACATTAATCATCAGTTCATCCGGTTCTGCGAGGGCATCAATCCATTCTCCCTTATGATTCTGAACCTGCAGCCCTTTTCCCTGAGATCCCATCAATAATGTAATGAGGTTGATATCTCCGTGTGCGGCAGCTCTCACTGCATCGTCCGGCTCCTGTGTGATCGGAGGGTAATGGATTGGCCTTAAAATAGAGTTTCCTTCAGCAATTTTATCATCAAAATAGAATTCATCAAGACCAAGATAAAGAGCTAAAGCTCTAAGCACATACTGTCCTGTCTTTTCCAGCATCTGATAAGCTTCCTTACCCACTTCGTTGAATTTTGGAAGTTCTTCAACGATTACATTATCCGGATATTCATCCTTATATTTGGAATCTTCAGCTACGTACTGCCCAAAATGCCAGAATTCTTTCAGGTCTCCCTTTTTAAAGCCTTTTGCAGTTTCTTTACCGAATCCTACATAGCCTCTTTGTCCACCGATTCCCGGAATTTCATACTTTTGTTTCGTTTCCGTGGGTAGGTCAAAAAAGTTTTTCACTTCTCCATACAATTCATCTACCAATTTGTCATCAAGAAAATGGCCTTTTAAAGCAACAAAACCAATTTCTTCATAAGCTTTTCCGATTTCATTTACAAATTTCTGTTTGCGTTCCGGGTCACCCGAAAGGAAATCACGCAGGTCTACACTAGGTATTTTATCCATTTTTAGAAATTTAACGAATGGCTAAATTACAGATTTTAAATGAAATCTTTTTACAGTTAATTATTTATCAATTAAATTTGTCATATGAAAAAATATTCTTCCAAAAGAAGTATTCAGATATTGGCGCATCTTCTTCAGCAGTACGGAATTTCAGACATTATTATTTCCCCCGGATCCAGAAACGCCCCTTTGGCAATCCATTTTTCCGAAACAGACAGTTTCAACTGTTACAGCATCGTGGATGAAAGAAGTGCTGCTTTTGTCGGGCTTGGAATGGCAATGAGCGAGAAAAAACCTGTGGCCATAACCTGTACAAGTGGTTCGGCGGCGGCTAATTATTATCCTGCCATCACGGAAGCTTTTTATTCCAATATTCCGATTTTGGTTTTAACGGCCGACAGACCAATGGATTATGTGGATATTTTTGACGGACAAACGATCAGACAGAATAATCTTTTTCATCAACATTCTTACGGGGATTTCCAATTGCTGGAAGACAGTAAAGAAAACGCGGAAGACCTCAATTTTGACACGATAAAGAAAGCTATTGAACTGTGTATTGAAAAACAGGGCCCGATTCATATCAATATTCCTCTGGAAGAGCCTCTGTATGAGCTGGTTTCAGAGCTTCCGACCTTTCCTACGGTTGAGAAAACAATCAGACAGAAAGAATATGAAATTCCTTCTAATTTAGTGGCGGAATGGAACACTTCCCAAAGAATCATGATTCTGGTAGGAACAAGAGATTACAGTCCTGAGCTGGAAAATCAGCTTACCCAGCTTGTTAAAAATCATTCTGTTGTGGTTTTAAGTGAAGCAAATTCTAATCTTCATCATGAAAAATTTTTCAGGCATATCGACCGATATGTTTTTAATTTTACCGAAGAAGATTTTAAAACCTATGCACCTGATTTACTGATTACGGTAGGGCAGAATGTTGTTTCTAAGAAAGTAAAGCAGTTTCTGAGGAAAGCACACCCGAAACAGCACTGGCATCTGGATGAAGTATGGCAGCCGGACACGTATTTTGCGCTTACGGAAAAGGTGGAAGTGAAACCTGAAGTTTTTTTCACCAGACTGATGAAATTTATTAACCTGGAACCCAGCCCGTATTTTAATCTCTGGGATGTTCTGCGCGACAAAAAAGACGCAAAGCATGAAAAATTTCTGAGTACGGTAGACTTTTCAGATTTTTATTTTTTCCATAAAACTTCGCAGATGATTCCTGAAAATTATAATGTGCACTTCAGCAACAGTTCTGCAATACGCTATGCTCAGCTTTTTGATTACGGTAAAAGGAAAATTTACTGTAACAGAGGAACAAGTGGAATTGACGGATCAACCTCTACCGCAATGGGATTTGCCATAAAAAATACAAACCCTACCTTATTAATCACCGGTGATCTCAGTTTCTTTTACGATATCAACGGACTTTGGAATCAATATATTCCACCATTTGTAAGAATCATGATTTTTAATAATGGTGAAGGAAATATTTTTAAAATTA comes from the Chryseobacterium nepalense genome and includes:
- a CDS encoding PA0069 family radical SAM protein yields the protein MQNENIIKGQGAQRNIINRFDRYTYEPEDEDYEALKTSFTEVFPKTIVNQVKSEDLPMEYSMNPYQGCEHGCSYCFARPTHEYWGYSAGIDFERKIMVKKNAPELLEKFFQKRGYKPEPILLSGNTDCYQPAERQFEITRKILQVCLDYRHPVNILTKNALVLRDLDLLIPMAEQNIISVSLSIPTINEELRRKMEPRTSSAKNKLKAVEILSENKIPVNVMVAPIIPGLNSDEPLSILKAISEAGAQSFGYTLVRLNDTVEPVFVNWIENAFPDRAQKVLNLIRSMRGGKLGEKKFFDRQKGEGNIAEMIHNTFKIGRKKFFDGKEFPKLTTKNFTGSKDQQLKLFD
- a CDS encoding isopenicillin N synthase family dioxygenase, translating into MDKIPSVDLRDFLSGDPERKQKFVNEIGKAYEEIGFVALKGHFLDDKLVDELYGEVKNFFDLPTETKQKYEIPGIGGQRGYVGFGKETAKGFKKGDLKEFWHFGQYVAEDSKYKDEYPDNVIVEELPKFNEVGKEAYQMLEKTGQYVLRALALYLGLDEFYFDDKIAEGNSILRPIHYPPITQEPDDAVRAAAHGDINLITLLMGSQGKGLQVQNHKGEWIDALAEPDELMINVGDMLSRHTNNKLKSTIHRVVNPPRELWGTSRYSIPFFMHPVSSMSLNALENCIDENHPKLYEDTTAGEFLHERLIELGLIKK
- the menD gene encoding 2-succinyl-5-enolpyruvyl-6-hydroxy-3-cyclohexene-1-carboxylic-acid synthase, with translation MKKYSSKRSIQILAHLLQQYGISDIIISPGSRNAPLAIHFSETDSFNCYSIVDERSAAFVGLGMAMSEKKPVAITCTSGSAAANYYPAITEAFYSNIPILVLTADRPMDYVDIFDGQTIRQNNLFHQHSYGDFQLLEDSKENAEDLNFDTIKKAIELCIEKQGPIHINIPLEEPLYELVSELPTFPTVEKTIRQKEYEIPSNLVAEWNTSQRIMILVGTRDYSPELENQLTQLVKNHSVVVLSEANSNLHHEKFFRHIDRYVFNFTEEDFKTYAPDLLITVGQNVVSKKVKQFLRKAHPKQHWHLDEVWQPDTYFALTEKVEVKPEVFFTRLMKFINLEPSPYFNLWDVLRDKKDAKHEKFLSTVDFSDFYFFHKTSQMIPENYNVHFSNSSAIRYAQLFDYGKRKIYCNRGTSGIDGSTSTAMGFAIKNTNPTLLITGDLSFFYDINGLWNQYIPPFVRIMIFNNGEGNIFKIIPGPGNANPNTLDEFIATKHHKNAEFLAKHFGFSYTKVDDDITLDRVLENFFKPDSQPKILEINTHGKNNADIQKAYFNYLKES
- a CDS encoding bacteriocin-like protein translates to MKNLKKLSKGQLKSITGAGIKLPEPEFCMYACGNVIICATCSKDFKCPDDTM
- a CDS encoding WG repeat-containing protein translates to MKHPITFFFWILFISCRVQCQNSPDFSENNISYKEVDAETGWLRIHLKNPSKWGYINKDRLVVIPFEYDFLNPFKDGLAYAENDHKKFFITSGNLKLKGDYDEVRIFSEGLAAVRKNNKWGFIDNRGSLIIPMQYNAVDYFRVSGLCKVTRNGKSGFIDKQGKEVIPIIYEDALQEMKDRNVIVKKGGKWAVFDSTGKQLSEFKYAELKRAYITDFSKDIFDRDESTFFENGAALGVVNGKYEFIDVKALAAFPDNKFDSASVFDTFKNAVVKRNGKYGIIKTDGTFKVPLIYDLIEYFDTNHAFSEYYNARKGKIYSIFNRDLKKIGESHQAVYNDFSNSNPTLIFRNLQEKTGMVDWQGNILIPFDYDDLRKIESTSFLWVRKGELSGIISNQGHIKIPVKYKILYSVYDKFDDKDQLEKKLFIADGTLIDINNKVIMDEYDSIMPVYYNHDKLIVSRNKKFGIVDVNKKTLLPLEYDEISNWVEYGPEKRHFIRKNGKYGLIDHETFKTIVPPVYNQMEQRGNMIFVKKGEKAGILDIDNKEICPFVFDEVKPHKYFGYRSGENIGFYSKKGGRFFLITLRGEVQKEIPEKEYKENTE